AAAGGTGCTGTTGGTTATCTTTTTATGGGAATCTAAGACTGTGACCTCCACTTTGCCGTGTTCGATCCCTTTTCTATCAAGGTCTGACTCATATTTATTTTGGCTGTAAATAAGGACAGGTATTACAATTTCCTGCAATGAAGCCCCCCCATGGACGTAATTCACTCCTCCGCCTTGTGATTTGAAACGCAGGTCTCCTAATGGAACGTATATATGCATCTGTTTATCTGAATCCATTGTAGGAGCCATATTGAATTTATGTATATTTCGTAGCGTCAAATCCTGTTCACTCATGATGAAACGTTTATTAGCCTCGATGATCTTGTTTTTATCAAAATCCTGTGTTTCAAGTTTATCAACGTTTTCGAGATGTTCTCTTTTATAAATGAAACCATGGTCTGATGTGACTATGATTTTTGACACATTGAGAGATCTCCCCAGATATTTGATCATCTTGTTAATATCCTGTATAGTAGATTCCACTGCATTGAAGACATTATGTTCTGAAGATTTGTTATCTCCTGTTTCGTCAATCCTGTTGTGATAAATGTAAATAACCCTTTTTTTGGTCTCGTTTCTTGCATCGTCCCTTTTTAACGCCTTGAGCTCATCGAACTTAAATACATTAGAATCGCTGACACTATTTGACAGGATCTTACCCCTGTTTTCAGTTCCCTCTGAATCAATTCCATCAACAAAGATATGATTGTTCCTGTATTCGAGCTTATTATGCGGCAGCAGACTTGCCATTCCAAGCTTTGTGTATGATGGGAGTGAGCTTGCCATTGCTTTTAGTTCGATAGTGCCTATTGAGCTTTTGTTAACCACATCTTTTAGTTCGACTGCTGTTTCGTATCGCAATCCATCCGATATGATGACTGCTACTTTATCCTTGTCATTTCTTCTGAGGATATTGTCTATATATATGTTGTAAAATTTGTTCTGGTTATCGATGAGTTCGATGTTCCATGTATCTTGAAGCTCTGAGTCGATCAGGTCGCTCCAGCGGGTGAGAAGTTTATTAAGCAATTTATTATAAAGATTTTCGACTATATCCTTGATATCTCTCTTGAGTATCTCTTTCTCACTGTCCTTATCGTAGTGGTAATAGAACTTGCGGTAAAAATAATCTATTAGATAGTACCGGTTCATATACCCCTTAAAGAGTTCATTCAGGCTCTGTTCATTGATACCTTCCTGTTCAATCTCTTTTGAGAACTGATGAAGCTTAATTGCATTTTCAAGGGCACAGTAGATGTTCCGGTATGTTTGATACCAGTGTTTTGTTTTTCTATTGTCTATCCATTCTAGATATTTGTTGAAATCATCGCTGCCTTCGGTAAGTTTCGTGACTATTTTTTTGATGATGTTCTTGTCAAATAAGTCGATGGATTCGGCTTCAAGATAGTCTTCTACTTCGTTTTTGTTCAGAAGTGATGTCAGATTATTCTCAAGTTTATGTTCGTCGGCTGCGAGCAAATTGTTACAGTAAGCATCAAAATCTTTGGAGTATTTTGAATTGTCCATCCATCCTCTTATGAATATCTCACATTCGTTGCTATGCCTATTGATATATTGTTCATAGGATTTCAAAACGACACTTGCATTCCTGTCTATGTGGGTTATTATGAAGCTAAGAAACAGTTTCTTCAGGGTCGGATGTTCTGATGAATACCCGAAACGCCTCCTGATAATATCCCAGAATCTATCTACAAGCCCGAATCTATTGAATTCACCCCAGATTGTGTTATCTTCTTCTTCCAGGGAACCCATTAGAAGATTCCTGACTATCTCTTTTTGATCAATTGTAGAAGACCTTGAAAGTGCTGCCAGCATTCCCAATACAAATGTATCCTCTTTCCAATCATTGCGGTAATGC
The DNA window shown above is from ANME-2 cluster archaeon and carries:
- the pglZ gene encoding BREX-1 system phosphatase PglZ type A, which translates into the protein MQNIEKTIQSILKKFEVKDDYEKRKLVFWYDKDGTVKDEEELGQIKSSLSEKDINLHILNNNFFETKKLLEKDDTESDYLIYSPEAERDAQSNWLLDIQLYSSRFENSTISDIKSELGIEGYDLDKLLEDHKKFFTHKDRVLAFKRHYRNDWKEDTFVLGMLAALSRSSTIDQKEIVRNLLMGSLEEEDNTIWGEFNRFGLVDRFWDIIRRRFGYSSEHPTLKKLFLSFIITHIDRNASVVLKSYEQYINRHSNECEIFIRGWMDNSKYSKDFDAYCNNLLAADEHKLENNLTSLLNKNEVEDYLEAESIDLFDKNIIKKIVTKLTEGSDDFNKYLEWIDNRKTKHWYQTYRNIYCALENAIKLHQFSKEIEQEGINEQSLNELFKGYMNRYYLIDYFYRKFYYHYDKDSEKEILKRDIKDIVENLYNKLLNKLLTRWSDLIDSELQDTWNIELIDNQNKFYNIYIDNILRRNDKDKVAVIISDGLRYETAVELKDVVNKSSIGTIELKAMASSLPSYTKLGMASLLPHNKLEYRNNHIFVDGIDSEGTENRGKILSNSVSDSNVFKFDELKALKRDDARNETKKRVIYIYHNRIDETGDNKSSEHNVFNAVESTIQDINKMIKYLGRSLNVSKIIVTSDHGFIYKREHLENVDKLETQDFDKNKIIEANKRFIMSEQDLTLRNIHKFNMAPTMDSDKQMHIYVPLGDLRFKSQGGGVNYVHGGASLQEIVIPVLIYSQNKYESDLDRKGIEHGKVEVTVLDSHKKITNSTFKVKLLQTGKVTDKREPLSFKLALYDTDGQKVSDEKLVIADSTSDEPEERIQEVILTLSSDIENKTYSLIGKDDDSKALQQEIFEIPMIVDILITDDF